From the Sardina pilchardus chromosome 11, fSarPil1.1, whole genome shotgun sequence genome, the window GCGTTTCCAAGCCGAGGCATGCTGAACGGTGTGATATCACTCCACTGACCAGAGCCTTGGAGATCTTTGCTCTGAGAAGCCTGAGGTGGGGAGCTCATTTGTCAAGGAGGTTTGAGGTCATCTGGACCTTTGATGCACGGAGCTTTGTCTACCTTCACTGTGAGCTTGGCAAGATAAGGCCTCGCTATTTCGAAAACAACGCGGCCGTCCTGAACCCCAGGTCAGAggggtttttaaaaaaaaaaaaaaaaaaagataaataaataaaaaatagctTCATACGGAACAGCCTTTTCCCTGCCAAGCACACCCAGTGCGCTCGGCCAACACAAGCTCTCACTCCCCTCTCGGCACTcaataaaaagagaaagacagagagagagagagagcaagagagagagggaacaagagagggacagagagagagagagagagagagagagaaggagatagagtgagcaagagagagaaagaacaagagagggacagagagatagagggagcgaCAGAAGagttgagagaggaagagagaccgataaacagagagagaggatgcgagagagagcaagagagagaaagagcaagagagagacagaagaggagaatgCCAGGACCAGACAGCATCAGCCTTATGTTCCCCCTCTGCAGGGCCAGTCCTCCACTCCAGTGACTAAACACACGCCCAAATATGGCCATCATCTGGCCCACACCTGCTCAACACACCTCATCTAACACACTCCaaaacacactccagcacacttCACTGAGATTCACAGTTGCTTTCTGGCATATGAGGCGCTCTCCTAAGCACCCTGATGGAAGTGTGAGGCTTGGACAGTCGAAGCTATGCGCCCTGGCGGAGTCTTAGACCCCGATTGCTCAGACGACCGGCGGGGTAGGAGTAGGGGTCAGATGCTCACCGCACTTCCTGTTGACCAGCATCTGGCCGGTGCCGCAGTGCTCCTGCAGGTCCACGGGTCGCAGCGGTGACAcggccgctgctgccgccgccgccgccgccgccgcggccGCCCTCTTGCCCATCTCGTACTCGGAGCCGGCGAAGTGCAGGTGGAACTGCTCGCGGTTGATGGACTTGCGCAGGGTGCGGATGGTCTTGCGCAGCCTCTTCTCCGAGCGCCGCCGGACACAGCCCAGGTCACAGCTCTCTGCTGAGAGAGAACACTTGATACAAAAAACCTGACACGAACATCTTTGCCTTACATACCGTACAGTACTCGCATACCTGTGCATATCAACTGAAAAATGCAAAGACAAAGACATCAGTGCAGTCTACAGgcaacatgcacgcacacaagacaacacaaaatCCTCACTAATACATGTTCAAAAAAACCCTTCGTCCAGGACTTGATTCATAAACATCAAACCCACCATCTTGGCTACAGGGCCACTACAtggacaaagcaaaacaaaaccagGAGATACTCGAGGGCATAGTTTAGTGGGGCGAAGCATCGGCAGAGACAGGTgtgagaggcagaaagaggcGAGGTTAGGATTCGGAGGCGCGACAGTGAAACCAACCTGTTACCTCCTCAAGGCTCACATCCAGCTCAAACTCGGCCGTGATGAAGGAGCCCTCTTCGTCGCCCGCCTTGCGTCCATGGCGACTGCGTAAACGCCGGTTGGACATGCTGCAGTGCAGGCTGACGAAGCTGAACTGGACATTCTCAGTGCTAGACAGCATCCTGTCTGTGgaaatacacaacatacacattaaaacaaagacaaaatagGAGGAGAGAAGATATTTGTATTTATACATTAATACATATTAAAGCAAATTTGTATAAAAGATTTTAAGGTTTTATCGTAGAAAGTATGTATTTCCTTATTGTACATGAATGGTGGGAATATTTTTATAACTTTTTTGCCATCCATCACATCCatctatccaccttattcctaaAACCAGCATCCGTTCCAGTCTTCATCTTCTgtccattctgtttacatgtatAACTCATGCAGTCTCAGTAGGCCATCATATGAAACCACTTAAAAATCAATATAACACAGCTTCTGCTGGAAATGGAAAACTGGATTTCGGAATActgaggtgtcatggcgacgcccATTGTTTGGCACAGGATTAAGGTGGATACTGGCGCAAAATGGAGGTGGAAAGAGAGCTGAATCGAGATCCACCAATCGGAAGTCAGTGTGACTGATGGCTGAGTAGGGCCCCTGCTAAAAGGCCTGCTATGGCTAATTTGGTTTTTCCCTGTCAGCGCTGGACAATACGCAGCGCTGAGACATTCAAAACATCCAGATGGCCCGGCCATTCCCAAGCTCCTCTGGCTCTCCGTGACCCAACCCGACTGCGCTGCGCTTTCCCAAATTACATGTGACCAGCCACGAAGTCTGGTTTATTTTGTTGAGCTCCATGTATGAAGTGTGATTACTTTGGGGTAAATACGAAGAGCTTTTACAGCCAGCACTCAAAGAATCGCCAACTGTACTCTTCCACTCTGTCATGACCGTTTCAGTTAGGTTTCCATGGATTAGATTAGGCTGCTTGGGGGCCTCATGTACCTGAGAGAGCGTTATTAAATCCTTCCTCCAGTTTCTCTTGACTCTTTTTCAGGTTACACTTCCCCATTCCCGACTTGAAGGTCACTGTGGTTTTGATCCTCGGGGTGTGCGATGTATCTGAACCTACCGAGGAAGGAAACAGTTAAAAACCAAACCCCTGTGTGTTTAGGGAGTATACGGATCCAGCAACGGTCGGTGGACAGAGATGTTGTGTTCTTGCCTTGGCAATACGACCCTGACTCGTTCTTTTGTCCCTCAGTGAAGCAGGGCAAAGGCATTCCACAGGTCACTGTATAGGAATCCGCAGCTCCTACAAGCACACATAAAGGGCATCAgaggtctgagagagagagagagagagagagagagagagagagagagagggagagagggagaaagagagagggagagaggagggggcaaCTGAACAAAAGCCAGCATGCCCTGTACAAACAGCGGGAGCAAGCCgaaacctgctgctgctgcgactCGGCTAACTGGTGGGCCAGTCTGTCTCACTCACCGCTGCTGATGTGGACCTGGGACTGACAGGTCAGGAAGCAGTGGTCACCCCCCTCCTGCTTGCCGCAGTTCAGGGTGGCTTTGGCAGCGGGCTGGAGCGCAGGCAGACCCTCTGCCTCTGGATGGAAAGAATCACAACACGCTCAAAGATAAAGAGAAGTGTAGgcgtttggggtgggggggtggggtggggggcggggcgggggtggagggggtggttggggggaCTTGGAAAAGGGAAAAGGACCACGGACCAAACCAATGGAGAGAAGTGAGACAGACATTTGAGCAGGCCAAGCAGAGATCAATGCACACAAACTGTTGAGTTCAGTCACTggtgagttgttgttgttgttgtggttgtttttgttgttgttgttagtgaAATTCTGATTCTCCTTTTTGTTGATAACAAAAAGCCCGGTGAATCAGAACGAGAGGTAGACATCGTCAAAGTATCTCCTGTTTTAACACCCCATCcccagggaaaaaaaacataaaacgaGGCTGGGCACAAGGCCTGCACAATCCCCGCCACACAAACAGAGCTGCCCAGTCTAGAGGAGATGGCCACCTTACCAATACAGTCCTTTTTGTTCCAGTGGAGCTTGTAGCCGGGGGAGCAGTGGCACTCAAATCCGCCCATGGTGTTCTCACAGCGGTGCTGACAACCGCCGTTGTTCATGCTGCACTCATTTATgtctgagagagacacagggaagagagggagagagagagagaaaagagagagagagaggagagagagcaaaagaaaagggagagagagagccagagagagagagagaagagagacagacagagtaaaagaaaagggaaagagagagagagagccagagacagacagagagagagagaaagagagagagagagagcatctcccATTAATCATGTCTCCCACTCCTTTGAAGCACACATCCAGCCACACTCAGCACTTCCAGGAGACACATCCATCTTCTTTCCCATTCTTTTGTTACGCTGAAGCAAATACAGAATGATTTAATCCCATTACAATGACATCTAATGCTGTGTTCCTAACAGAGCTCTGTTCATGTGTTTATCCACATTTCCCTGCCCCGGCTCCTTCAAGTACTGCTCCTAAACACACAGGGATGTCACGTCAGATCAGAGAGTCTCTCAACACCCTCCCGTTTCAAGGCTAAACCGCTCAGACAAAATGTTGTCAATTCCTACCGTTGATCTGCCTCTTACCTCCACAATGGGCCAACCCGTACAGAGTGTAGCCTTTGTGGCATATACACTGGAAGCTCCCGGGTGAGTTGACACACGTGTGGCCACAGGTCCTTTCAAAGTAGCACTCGTCGATATCTGGGGCCAAACAAGGAAAGTAGGTTAACCGCAAAAAAAATGGTTTCACTGCACAGAGACAAGAGTCATTGATTGTTCAGAGCGGAGACCTTCCTTCTTCCTGGTCGTGATCCTTCTATAGGCTTGTGAGCTGACTGAAACCTACGTCCAGCTGAAAAAtattggggtggggtggggtgggttggggggggtggggggtggtttgGCTGAGGGGGTACATTCCAGTGAGTGTTTGTATCTGGGGTGGAGATCTGTGTGCTCTTGAGGAAACACACTCTTCGGAGGCTAAGCTTAATACCGGCCCGTGTTAAGGATCTTCAAAGGAATCCTGCATGTCGATACTGGCACCGTTCACAGCATCCCGCCCTGCCTGTcttatctgcacacacacctacacacagacggGGCCTGCATTGTGTTGTGCTGGATGCTTCTCTGAGGATGTCAataagatggaggaggaggaggagggtggtggtggtgggggcatgaggtggtggtgtggtgggtggtggACTGAGAGGCCTACCCTGGCAGGACCGCTCGTCCGTCAGCAGCTTGAAGCCCTTGCGGCAGCTGCACTCGTAGCTGCCGATGGTGTTCCTGCAGAAGTGGTCGCATCCGCCGTTGTGGAGCTCACACTCATCGATGTCTGAGGAGTGAACACAAGAGTCAAGCAACAGGGTCATGGCAATGACGTGGCATCATTTGCAAGTACGACTTGAAGGGTTTTGcacatttaattaaaactgtgAGCTCTTGGATATGACCGAGTTAACTGGTAAGATATCAACCTGGACACATTTAGTCAAGTCAAAAGATAAACTATTGGGGAAAAACATTATGCAATGTGTGTGAtgaaacattacatttgtcACTTTACTGGACGCATGTAAAACTTTGTCACTTTACATGTTTTAACACAAAATAGTGATCCCACATGAAAAATCCAGCACAGTCATGCCCAAACATAAAGACAGCATAGTAAATCCAAGACACTACAGGTGCCTAACTAAATTATCACATTTGTTGATGAATATAAATGTTTGTTGATGAACATGAATGTtcttaccatgttgtaagtcgccttggttaaaaagcgtcagccaaatgaaatgtaacacaaactccacagacacaaacagaccaaACAAGACAAACCGTTGCAGCAGAAGGGGTGGTGACATCTCACCTTTGCAGGTCTTGCCGTCAGGTTGCAGAGTGAAGCCGACAGGGCAGCTACAGCTGACCCCTGTGGACGTGTCCTTACAGGTGCAGTCACAGCCCCCGTTATTCACCGCACACGTCTCTGGACACACAACAAGtcatcacaatcacacacacacacacacacacacacacagtcaaggtctctgtgcactgcactgctctgcGCTGCTCGATCACTGGACATTAGCATGCTAGCTGGAGAATATGTGGCGCGTATAGCCTGTGAGGAGGCTGAGTGCTGGACCCCTGCCAACACCTGAGACACGGTCAGCATCTCGATGACGTGCTGGCCTATAAACAGGCTCGATTTTGACTGTCAGGCTTAACATGGTATCCGTGCTTTGGCCCACGCAGCACTGGCTGGAGGGAACATGTGTGAAATGTGCCACACTATCTCCATGGCATATTTCGCTGGGGAGAAATCGAAGGTGAGAAAACGAGGGTGCACAGCCATTTCACAGTTTGCTCCAAAAACACTGAGGTATGCCCTGCTTTTAGCAGACCACAGCCCACCTCCTGTCTGCATACTCTATGTCCAGACACGGCGTGGGAAGCAgcacacccaaaacacagcaTAGATCACTTGGCCTGTTACCATGAGGGAATGGACTTACCCATAAGCAGTCGCCTTTTGACTCGTTTGTCCACTTCTGCTAGGGACGTAGCATTGTGCTCAGCAGGGTCAGTGGTAACTTCGTCCTTTTCTGCAACGCAGGATAACAGCCATAAAGTGAccgtagcacacacacatatacacacacacacacacacacacacacacagacagcgtaCACGATCATTCAGTCCAATCAAGAATACAGTGCACTGACATAAAAATCTGAGAAACACAGGAAAAATATTATCAAAGATATTGCACTGCATTGTGTTGTATTGCATGTGTTGCCATTTTGTCCCGTACGGTCTCTATCAACCATCTTGTATGATTTGGATCATCAGTGTTTACTCAGCGTAGTCAACAATCCTGCTCAATTCAATTGCCCAGAGGCAAACTCAGAGCACAACAGCGATAGGAGGTGCCATCGGCAGGACAGTGCCAGACCTCCCTGGCAGCAGCCGTGAAGGTTTCTCCCAGTAACCACTAGGATGTTTACAAGCAGCCCGTGGGGCTTTTTCAGCCTGAGCCAGGCGGAGATAAGGCTGAGCAATGATGAGCAGGGCTGTTAAGATGTAGTGGGAAGACTACAGTGTTGTGATAAACACAGACCTCACACACggacaaacaaactcacacgtTAAACcatacataccacacacacacacacacataccacacacacacacacgcacacatatacaccaaacacacacaggcccacactacacacatatgcacaccacaccccacacacacacacacacacacacacacacacacacacacacacacacacacacacacacacacacacacacacacacacacagataaacacacaacacacacacacacacgctcacacaccacaaacaggCGTACCCATCAGGCTCCAGCTGTTTTGGCTCACTATCTGATATGCGATGGCTATCGCGCGCTTGGCTCCAAACAGCATGATGGAAGCTGATGGAAAcagggatgaggaggaagagctgTGCGCCTCCCTCTCAAGAGCAACAAATCAAGAGAGGGTTTTTCTACAAGGCATCCAAGGGAGGAATCCGCAGACAGACAAAAGAGGACGGTCAAGACACTAGTTTGCGAAACGTACGAGAGCTCGCCAGGAGTGTCAGGGTTATTCAGTGGGCTGTTGCTGACCGGAAGGAAGGACTCACCTGTGCAGGACCTCCCGTCGGGGAGCAGCGCGTACCTGGCGTGACACCTGCAGATCGGCCCCTGGTCTGTGTCGTCGCAAGTGTGCTGGCAACCCCCGTTGCCATGGTTACAGGTCACTACAGAACATCAACAAGACACAGTTTTGCATCAGTTCACcatactggggggggggggggggtgtctgtttGCAGCAACAGATTatcagtgtctgagtgtgtgtgtgtgtgtgtgtgtgtgtgtgtgtgtgtgtgtgtgtgtgtgtgtgtgtgtgtgtgtgtgtgtgtgtgtgtgtgtgtgtgtgtgtgtgtttgtgtgtgtgtttggaggtggTATCTGCTCATACGTACAGATGCAACCTCTCTGGTTCTTGGCCAGCTCAAAGCCTGGCCGACACTCGCACGCCACCCCACCCTTGGGCGTCTCTTTGCAGATGTGGGCACAGCCATGCTCCTTATTCATGCAGCTCAGACCCTCTGAAAAGATAAGACATCCACAAGATGGTTTTCATGGTCTAGCGCTGTTGTGCGATTGGTCACATTAGGACGTTTCTTAAAAATAACAGTTTCAGGAaatgcagaatttcacaaatagTTGTTGTATAACATACAAACCTAAAAAAAATCACTACATTCTTAAGCAATTAATGTAGAACTTTATAAAGTTATGATTATCCTTTTCATCAAAGTCTATAGGTGCATTGTTATTATCTGATATTTTAACACATACAACAATACGTCATTACTGCGCAtcccacaaaaaaacaaacacctaTAGGATCAATCAAACAATTTCCATCTCTTAGAAACCAATGCAAAGCTGAGACTGCTAAGATGGTGATGTTTGTTTTAAATGAATCAGCTTGTCGACAGTGTATACAAAGACATCTCAAGCACATAAACAAGGTTCTTAGCTAAAGCACATCATTGGCCCATCACttccaaacaaaacataacacaTTCAAGATAAAGCATTTGACTTTCTTGGGATTGGCCCCTTTAGACATTGCGTATGAGCCTTGCATTGAAATTCAGCTCTTGATTACAAATGGTGTCGCGGTCAGTTCTCCCATAGTAGTTTAAAGGCAAAACTAAACAATGTCTCCACTGTGGCGGAAGTTTGATGTGTCCGAATGATGTGAAAGTGCAGCAGACCCATCAAACATACAGCCCCAGGCAGGCTTTATTTAAGGGGAAGGCTGTGCGCCAAGACAAAGCATGCAGGCCATCCGacaacaggcagagagagagagagggaatgagagagatagagagagagagagagagagagagagagagagagagagagagagagagaaagagagggagggagagagttaaGTTCTACCCCAAAGTATCCAAAAGTAAAGATGTAACATGCAGACGATGACAGCATGCTTCAAGAACCTTTCAAATACTCTACattaaaacaaaagaaaaacatgttttgaaGACTCATCATTAGTCATCCTCATTTTAGTGGTTTCCCAAATGTCAGACTTGCGTTTATGTACACA encodes:
- the scube2 gene encoding signal peptide, CUB and EGF-like domain-containing protein 2 isoform X1, which translates into the protein MGAICIARDFCLFLLLLNTRQSAALPHNRDTDQCADGSDGCHIDAICQNTQASYKCTCKAGFKGDGKHCEDIDECDIEHNGGCVHECHNIPGNYRCTCHDGFNLAHDGHNCLDVDECLFNNGGCQHVCVNTMGSYECRCKEGFFLSDNQHTCIHRSVEGLSCMNKEHGCAHICKETPKGGVACECRPGFELAKNQRGCILTCNHGNGGCQHTCDDTDQGPICRCHARYALLPDGRSCTEKDEVTTDPAEHNATSLAEVDKRVKRRLLMETCAVNNGGCDCTCKDTSTGVSCSCPVGFTLQPDGKTCKDIDECELHNGGCDHFCRNTIGSYECSCRKGFKLLTDERSCQDIDECYFERTCGHTCVNSPGSFQCICHKGYTLYGLAHCGDINECSMNNGGCQHRCENTMGGFECHCSPGYKLHWNKKDCIEAEGLPALQPAAKATLNCGKQEGGDHCFLTCQSQVHISSGAADSYTVTCGMPLPCFTEGQKNESGSYCQGSDTSHTPRIKTTVTFKSGMGKCNLKKSQEKLEEGFNNALSDRMLSSTENVQFSFVSLHCSMSNRRLRSRHGRKAGDEEGSFITAEFELDVSLEEVTAESCDLGCVRRRSEKRLRKTIRTLRKSINREQFHLHFAGSEYEMGKRAAAAAAAAAAAAAVSPLRPVDLQEHCGTGQMLVNRKCVSCSVGTFYDGEQARCLLCPAGTYQDEEGQVSCEPCPGPDGRVTPRTVGARNVSQCGGQCSPGQYSRDGFVPCVPCPLGTYQPEVGRTFCFPCGGSLITKHSGATSFQNCETKVQCSPGHYYNTSTHRCIRCPMGTYQGEFGQNYCVSCPGNTTTDFDGSTSIMQCKNRQCGGVLGNYTGYIESPNYPGNYPANIECNWTITPPPKRRILIVVPEIFLPIEDECGDYLVMRKTHLPNSVTTYETCQTYERPIAFTSRSKKLWIQFKSNEGNSGKGFQVPYVTYDEDYQELIEDIVRDGRLYASENHQEILKDKKLMKALFDVLAHPQNFFNYTAQESREMFPKSFIRFLRSKVLRFLRP
- the scube2 gene encoding signal peptide, CUB and EGF-like domain-containing protein 2 isoform X2; translated protein: MGAICIARDFCLFLLLLNTRQSAALPHNRDTDQCADGSDGCHIDAICQNTQASYKCTCKAGFKGDGKHCEDIDECDIEHNGGCVHECHNIPGNYRCTCHDGFNLAHDGHNCLDVDECLFNNGGCQHVCVNTMGSYECRCKEGFFLSDNQHTCIHRSVEGLSCMNKEHGCAHICKETPKGGVACECRPGFELAKNQRGCILTCNHGNGGCQHTCDDTDQGPICRCHARYALLPDGRSCTEKDEVTTDPAEHNATSLAEVDKRVKRRLLMETCAVNNGGCDCTCKDTSTGVSCSCPVGFTLQPDGKTCKDIDECELHNGGCDHFCRNTIGSYECSCRKGFKLLTDERSCQDIDECYFERTCGHTCVNSPGSFQCICHKGYTLYGLAHCGDINECSMNNGGCQHRCENTMGGFECHCSPGYKLHWNKKDCIEAEGLPALQPAAKATLNCGKQEGGDHCFLTCQSQVHISSGAADSYTVTCGMPLPCFTEGQKNESGSYCQGSDTSHTPRIKTTVTFKSGMGKCNLKKSQEKLEEGFNNALSDRMLSSTENVQFSFVSLHCSMSNRRLRSRHGRKAGDEEGSFITAEFELDVSLEEVTESCDLGCVRRRSEKRLRKTIRTLRKSINREQFHLHFAGSEYEMGKRAAAAAAAAAAAAAVSPLRPVDLQEHCGTGQMLVNRKCVSCSVGTFYDGEQARCLLCPAGTYQDEEGQVSCEPCPGPDGRVTPRTVGARNVSQCGGQCSPGQYSRDGFVPCVPCPLGTYQPEVGRTFCFPCGGSLITKHSGATSFQNCETKVQCSPGHYYNTSTHRCIRCPMGTYQGEFGQNYCVSCPGNTTTDFDGSTSIMQCKNRQCGGVLGNYTGYIESPNYPGNYPANIECNWTITPPPKRRILIVVPEIFLPIEDECGDYLVMRKTHLPNSVTTYETCQTYERPIAFTSRSKKLWIQFKSNEGNSGKGFQVPYVTYDEDYQELIEDIVRDGRLYASENHQEILKDKKLMKALFDVLAHPQNFFNYTAQESREMFPKSFIRFLRSKVLRFLRP